ACCACCGTCGCCGAGACCCGCGTGATGCCCGAGGATCTGGACATCACATGGAAACGCATGAGGACGGCATTTGCTGAATTAGCGAGTTAGCTCGCGCTTCGCGCGTTGGCCAGTTGGCAGATTAGCGGATTCTTGAGCTGCGAATTTAGCTCCGATTCAGAGGCAAACTCTTATCTTCCTCGCCGCTCGCTGCCAGCGAAAGCGCGGCCTGTTCTTCGGCATCCAATCCAGCGGCATCGAGAAGCTTCGATGGTAGTTGCTTGCTGGTGCGGATGCCTGCCTTTTTCAGCATCTCGGTTTGCCGGACGAGGTTACCGGAGCCTGTGCTGAGCTTGTTCATCGCGTTCTGATAGCTTTGGTCTGCGCTGCGCAGGCTATCGCCTACTTTGGTGAGATCGGCCACAAAATTGACGAACTTCTCGTACAGCTTCGTGCCGCGCTCGACAATGTCCGCAACGCTGCGAGCCTGCTGCTCCTGTTGCCAGAGGTTATCGACGATGCGAATGACGAAGAGGAGCGTCGTCGGGCCAACCAGCAGGACGTTGCGCTCGTAAGCTTCGCGCCATAAGTCGCCAGCCTCCTGCATGGCGAGGAGAAACGCCGGCTCGACAGGGATGAACATCACAACAAAATCAGGAGAGTCAAGACCGGAAAGCTTGTGATAACTGCGCTTGGCAAGCCCGTCCAGATGCGCCCGGACGCTGACCAGATGCTGCTTCAGGGCAATCTTGCGCGCGTCTTCCGTCACAGCGTTGGCGTAGTCCGTGTAGGCGTTGAGCGAAACCTTGGAATCGACCACCAGATGGCGTCCGCCGGGAAGGTTGATGATGACGTCCGTTCGTGAGGCCTTGCCACGTGCACCATCTTCATCCACAACCGCTCCGAAGCTCTCCTGGAACCGGTATTGTTCGCCTTCGCGCAATCCGGCTTTTTCGAGCAGATCGCGCAGGATGAACTCTCCCCAGTCGCCTTGCGTCTTCGACGATCCGCGCAACGCGGTGGTCAGATTATGAGCCTCGGCGCTGAGCTGCTGGTTCAGCTTCTCCAGCGATTCGAGTTTGCCGCGCAATTCGACACGACCGGCTAGGGACTCCTTCTGTGCGTCCTCGACCTTGCCGCGAAAATCATTGATCTGAACGCGCAGCGGATTCAAGAGCTGGTCGAGATTAGCCTTGTTCTGCTCTGTAAATTTCGTCGATTTTTCATCGAGAATCTTTCCCGCCAGAGCTTCAAACTGGTGCGTCAGCTCGGTCCGTGCTTCGGTGAGCAGCTTCAGCTTCTCCTGAAAACTGGAGCGTTCGCCTCTAAGCTCCGCCTCCAGACGGCTGATTGTCGAACCTTGCTCCTGCTCAATCTTTGCCCGCACCGCGAGAGCCTTTTGCAGCTCCTCCTTCTCGGCGGCGATCAGCCCGATGCTCTTCTCACGCTCTGCCGCCAGAGACTGGAAGCCCGCTCGCGCGGCAACATCGGCCTGCGCCGACACCAGTTCGAGACGCACCGACCCCACTTCTTTGGTAAGTTCCGCATTGCGGTCTTGCAATTGTTTCTTTTCGGCCGCGGCAGATGTGGATCGGAGCCAGTAACCTACCAGTATTCCGGCAAAAGCAGCGACAATTGCGGCAATTAAGGACTGCATCGATATTCCAAGCCTCTTCGCCTAATGTACGCCTTTTGCCTGTGCAATTCCTTCAGAATCTTGACTGCGTTCTATTCCCTGTTCCCTAATCCCTATTCCTGCTCCCCCACTCCTTTACATGGATTCGTGTGCCCCGATAGACTTAGAGATTCGGGGCCGTGTGGCTTTCGTTTCTGCTGGAGAGATGCTCGGGCATGTCGTCAAGTATGGTAGGCTGCGAGTCGAACCTGTAGAAACTTCCGGAGACGGTTTTGCGCGTGTTTTCCGTGTTTTGACAATAATTTTGAGGAGATTTGACACATGGCAGTGGAAGAGAAGGTAAAGCAGATTATCGTCGAGCAGCTTCAGGTCGACGAGGCCGAGGTGACCCCCAACGCCAGCTTCCAGGAAGACCTCGGCGCTGATTCGCTCGACGTTGTCGAGCTGGTAATGCAGTTTGAAGAGGCCTTTGACCTCGAAATTCCCGACGAAGACGCCGAGAAGATCAAGACCGTCAAGGACGCCATCGATTACATCGAAAAGAACGCGAAGGCAGGCAAGTAAACAGTGAGACGCCGCGTCGTCATTACGGGCCTCGGACTGATCTGTGGGGTTGGCAACACCACCCAGGAGGTCTGGGGCCAGTTGCTGGCTGGAGCCAGTGGTGTTGGGCCGATCACGGCCTTTGACACCACAGGTTTCTCCACCACATTCGCCGCCGAAGTGAAGAACTTCGATCCGCTCCAATTCATTGACAAGAAAGAGTCGCGCAAGATGGCCCGCTTCATCCATCTCGCCATCGCCGCGACCCAGGAAGCAATGGAGCAATCGGGTCTGGTTATCACGCCGGAGAATGAAGAGCGCGTCGGGGTCTTTATCGGCTCGGGCATCGGCGGATTCGAGATCATCGAGCGCGAATACAGCAATCTCATTGCCGGTGGACCGCGCAAAATTTCGCCCTTCTTCATTCCGGCGACGATCATCAACATGGCTGCGGGACAGGTGAGCATCCGCTACGGGGCAAAAGGGCCAATCTCGGCGACGGCAACAGCCTGCGCGACCTCGGCCAACTCCATCGGCGATTCGTTCAAGATGATCCAGCACGGCGAGGCGGACGCGATGATCGCTGGCGGCTCCGAAGCTGCAGTAACACAACTTTCCATTGGCGGATTTGCAGCCATGCGCGCGCTTTCCACACGCAACGACGAGCCTCAGTTAGCCAGCCGTCCCTTTGACAAGGATCGCGATGGCTTCGTGCTCGGCGAGGGCGCGGGCATCCTGATTCTCGAGGAACTGGAATTCGCCAAGGCTCGCGGCGCGAAGATTCTGGGCGAAATTATCGGCTACGGCATGAGTTCGGATGCGTATCACATGACCGGCATTGCACCCGAGGGAGCAGGCGCTCAGCGCAGTATGCGCGCAGCTCTGCGCGACGCTGGAATTGCTATCGAAGATGTGGATTACGTCAACGCCCATGCCACTTCGACGCCTGCGGGCGACGGCAATGAATCACGCGCGATCGAGCTGGTCTTTGGAGAAAAGGCGACGAATAAGGTGCTCAAAGTAAGCAGCACCAAATCGATGACCGGCCATCTTCTGGGCGCGGCCGGCGGATTGGAAGCCGGTATCACGGCGCTTGCGCTGATCGACCAGAAGATTCCACCTACCATCAATCTGGACACTCCCGGCGAGGATTGCATCCTGGATTACGTCGCCAACAAGGCAGTCGACGCTAAAATTGACGTGGCCCTATCGAACTCTTTCGGCTTCGGAGGCATCAACGCCTCGCTGATCATGCGCCGATGGACGGAAGATTAATTTTCAAATAGCAAATAAAAGAGGCGCGGACTGCAACAGTCCGCGCCTCTTTTATTTATGTGTGGCTCCCTGCCTAAGAGAAGGCCACTGCGATTCCCACGCTAAAAATTACTGTGACAATCCACCATGCGAAGACAGCGATATAGCCGCTGCTGCGCTTGATTCCCGCAACGATGGAGATGCCGATGGCCGCCAGGACAAGCGTCCAGATCATCGTGATATCGATCGAAGTCGCCAGCGCCATCAGAGCCTTGTTGGTATCCGGTGGCAGGTAATAGCCGATATTTGTCCCCGCAAAGTTTTTGACATTAAAACTCTCCGGGTCCAGACCAGCGAACAGCGCAATCGTCCCGAGGATTACCTTGAACAAACCCGGCAGACCTGCGAACCAGGTGACCGAAAACGCCTGCCAGAAGGTCGCCTTGCCGCCAAAACCGAAGTTGACCGTGGCAAGCAACACGCCCGCGATCACCGCCGTGCCGATCAATGCGAAGATCGGCAGCGCGGCGAAGCTGATCTGCGTGGCGATTACCGTGATCTTCATCCTGCTCGCGCGTTGATCCGGGGGCAGCTTGTCCATTTCCTCGGCTTGCTTCGGGCTCTGCTTAATGCTGTTCTCAGCGACCTGTTCCCATCCGACTCTGGCCTGGATCGCGCCGAACAGGCCGTAGCCGAAGACAATCGTGAGTACAAATGGCAGCCACCAGCTTGTGCTTCGCTTGATATCGGTGAAGGTTTTGGAAGGTGAAGTGAAGGTATAAATTACGCGCTGCACCTGGCTCAGTTGCGGAGCTTCCTGGCCAGCAGCCACCGCAGGAATTTGTACGTTGCTCATGGAATTTCGCCTCTCAAAAGACCGTTTCAACGGCGTACGGCAGACTCTCCGGTCTTTGCCCGCAATTGTACAGTCCCTTTGAGAAAGGATGAGGAGAAATCACGAAGACAGCCCTCACACTTGTGGCCTGGCCGGGAGCTACTTTTCGCTGCTCGGCGGCACAAGACCCTTCAACCGCATATAGAGAGCCAGGGTAGCGTACTGCTCGTTGTCGTGCGAAACATTTCCCCAGGCAAAGCCGATGCGTGCCCGCGTGACCGGCCCAAGCGTGAGCATCTGCAGCATGTTGGTCTCTGTAAGGGCGGCATACGCCTTGTCGCACTCCGCAAAGGAAGCCTGCAGCGCGGCAACGATCGCCGCCTTGTCGGCTGTCTCAGGGGGCACCTTATACAGCGCTTCCGGTGCCGTCTCGTTGAGTGTGCCGCAGCTGCGCAACTGCGCCTCGCTGATATGGTTCACCACGCGCGCAAAGGTCCTGACCTCCGGCGTAGGACGGAAAGAATAGCTTTCCGTCGGCATCTTATCGGCAGCTTTAAGGATGTTGGCTTTCAGACCGTTATAGCTGCGCAGCACATCGGCTGCGGGAGTGAACGTTTGCTTCGGCACAGCGGGGTGATCTGCCGGAGCCGCGGTCTGGCCATGAGCGGCCAGGGCGGTGCTCAAGATTGCAAAGGCTGTAAGGGCTGCAAAGCGTGACAAGGGCGCGTCCTCCGTCGTCATCGTACCAGAGCACCGTCTATTGCGAATACCGTCCGCCGCAGATATTGGAACCGGTTTACCTGCCGTGCCCGGCGAGTATCGAGGCTGAAGCCAGGGGCGCGGCCTTTGCCGGACTTGTCGAGCCGGGAGCCGGCGCCTCATTCGACTCCGTATAGCTCTTGTAAACGGAAATATGGAAGCAGGATTGGCGAAACTCCTCTTCGACATCGATCTTGCCCTGCTGTTCCAGCGGAATCAGCCAGCAGCGCATCCAGCCAATTTCTTTGGAGGAGAGACCCTGCTTGGCGATGTCGATGGTGCCGCCAGTCAGGTGCGGTGACGCGATATCCCCGTCCGCTGCTGCTGCATTGCCGTTGATCATGCGCAGTCTGCGCTGGTACTCGACCGTGCGCACCGCGGAGGTGACCTCAATCACTGAGCCAGCGAAGCGCGCGGAATGGGCGCGGGCCAGATCGGTGAGGAATTTCGCCGTCCACGGGCGGCAGTAGCGCCGGTTTTCGGGCAAATCTGTATTTACATGCAGCGCAGCCGAAACCGGCACCGGAACCAGCGACCCATGGGCGATGCGGTCTTCGAGATCGGCATCATCCAGGATGCGCTCCAGGCCATCGGCTTCGGCCATCTCGTTCTGATGCACCAGGGATTCATGTGAGCCGCGCAGCGGCGGCGGAATGTTCAGTCGCGCCCGCAGGAGAACGGGCTCCGAAGACATGTGACGGCCGTGCCTTCCGGCACTTGAGCGCCGCGATGCTTCGCGCAGACGACTCGCTGGTGCACCCGGCCGATGCAGATGCTGCGCCGGTCGCAATCCAGCGCGGCTCGCGTGTTCTGCGGCCTGTCGTCGTGCGCGAGACTGGACGCCGGCTTTGCCGGTTCTCCGCGAAGTTGCAATGGATCTTGTTTGAGCGCGATGATGCGGATGCGCGGGGACGACTGCCATTGACGGAGCAATGACAGAGAGACTGAAGGCCAAGGCGACCAGAAGCGAAATGAGGTACGAACGTCGCATAGACGGGGGTATTGGCGAGGTTCGCGGAGGCTACCGAGCTTTACCAGTGTACCGTTCCGATCCGCGTATTCGGAGTGGCAAGAGTGGTGCGGGCAGGTCCGATAACTGGCGGTCAAGATGACCTACGCTGAAAAAAGTCGAGAAGAAAATCGCAGTTGTAAAGCGCGACAGGCATCCACAATGGGATGCCTGTCGCGCTTTACAACTCCATCTTCTTTCGGTGAGGCTACTGCAGCAGGGTTCCCTGCTCGTCTTCCTTGATGTCTTCCGGCGGAATGACGACCGCTGCCGCGACCTTATCGTCCGGTTCAAGATTCAGCAGCTTCACGCCCTGCGTCGAACGGCCTGCCTCGCGAATGGTCTTGGTATCGATGCGGATCATCTTGCCGAACTGGCTGATCACCATCAATTCCGATGTCTCATCCACCGGCAGAATGGCCTGGCTCTTGCCGACCTTCGGGGTTGCCTTCAGATTGTTGACGCCCTGCGCACCGCGCGCTGTCAGGCGATATTCGTCGATGTCCGTTCGCTTGCCGAAGCCGTTCTCCGTGACGGTAAGAATCAAGTTCCTGCCTACGCCGAGGCGTTCGTCGAGAGCCTTGAGAGCCTTCCACGCCACTTCTGAGGATTTCTCAGCAGCCTTCTCCGCTGCCTTCAGAACCTCATCGTCGGGATTGCCGTTTCGGCGATCTTCACGCGCCTTCTGCAAGGCTTCTCGTGCTTCCGAGAGTTCGTTGCGCAAAGCTTCCAGCTTGCTGGTCAGGTTCAACTTCGCCGCACACTCATCGCGGTTCCGATCCCGCGTTTCATCGGTGACGGTGATGGCAACGCCAATCACCTCGTCGCCCTTCTTGAGTGAAATGCCCTTATTGCCGGCGGCGTTTCGTCCCATGGGCCGCAATCCGATCCCGCTGCGTTCCGGGTCGTATTCTTCGATGAAACGAATGGCCATGCCCTCGCGCGTGGCGAGGAAGATCGTCTGCTTGCCGTCGGTGATGGCCGCTTCGATCAGGTCATCGCTCTTTTCAATGGCGATGGCGATAATGCCGCGCGCCATGACGTTGCTGAAGTCCTTGAGCGGCGTCTTCTTGACGATGCCATTGCGCGTCGCGAAAAGGATGAATTTACCCTCTTCTTCCAGATTGCGCACAGGGAGGATGGTGACGACTTTTTCACCCGCTTGCAGATTGAGCAGGCTCTGCATCGACTTGCCCTTGCCCGCCGCGCTCACGTCCGGCACTTCGTAGACCTTGACCCAGTAAACGCGGCCCGTATTGGTAAAGCAGAGCAGGTAAGCATGGGTCGAGTCGATAATGAGCTGCGCGACAAAGTCTTCCTCGCGCGTCTTCATGCCGGTGCGTCCGGTGCCGCCGCGGCGCTGCTGGCGATAGATCGAGATCGGCGTCCGCTTCAGATAGCCCTGGTGGCTGACAGTGATGGCCACCTGCTCATCGGCGATCAGGTCTTCCATCTGCAGCTCGGCGGTCTCGTCGACAATGATGGTGCGGCGTGCATCGCCATACTTGTCGCGAACGTCTTCCAGCTCCTTCACGATAACGGCGCGAAGCTTTGGCTCGCTGGCCAGAATCAGCTCATATTCCGCAATGCGCAGCCGGATTTCGCCCAGTTCTTTGAGGATTTCGTCGACCGAAAGCTGCGTAAGACGATAGAGCTGCAATTCGAGAATGGCGTCGATCTGCCGATAGGTCAGGCCGCGCTCTTCGGCGGGAAGCCTCTCGCGATTCAGGTTAACGACGATCTCAACACCCTTGCCCCAGACGTAGAGATTTTCCCTCGCCTCGGCACGCGAAGCCGATCCGCGAATGATGCGGATGACCGAGTCGAGATTGTCGAGGGCGATCTTGTAGCCCTCTAAGACATGCTCGCGCTCGCGGGCCTTGCGCAAAAGATACACTGTCCGGCGACGGACAACTTCCACGCGATGATCGATGAAGCATCGGATGGCTGCAGCCAGTCCAAGCTCTCGCGGCTGGCCGTTGACCACCGCGAGGAAGATCATCGAGAAGCTTTCCTGCATCTGCGTGTGCTTGTAGAGCTGGTTGAGCACAATCTCCGGCTGCGAGCCGCGCTTCAGTTCGATCACGATGCGCATGCCATCGCGGTCGCTCTCGTCACGGACGTCGCTGATCTCGTCGACGATCTTCTCGTTGACCAGTTCGGCAATCCGCTCAATGAGTTTGGATTTGTTGACCTGGTAAGGGATCTCGTTGACGATGATCGCCAGCTTTTCCTTGGTAAGCTGCTCGGTGGCCACCTTGGCGCGCATCAGGAATCGTCCGCGGCCCGTCGTGTAGGCCTGCGCGATGCCGGTCTTCCCGAAGATGAATCCGCCGGTCGGAAAATCCGGCCCCTGAACGTGCTTCAGGACTTCCAGCAACCCGGCCTTCGGATCGTTCACCAGCGCAATCGTGGCGTTCACAATCTCGGTCAGGTTATGCGGAGGAATGTTAGTCGCCATGCCGACGGCGATTCCGTTCGAACCGTTGACAATCAGCGTAGGAATGCGCGTTGGCAGAACGGAAGGCTCGGAGGTCGATTCGTCGTAGTTGGGGACAAAGTCGACCGTCTCCATCTCGATATCGGCCAGCATTTCGCCGGCGATACGCTGCAGGCGGCATTCCGTATAACGCATCGCCGCCGGCGGGTCGCCATCGACTGAGCCAAAGTTTCCCTGGCCGTCGATCAGCGGATAACGCATCGAGAAGGGCTGCGCCAGCCGCACCATCGTGTCGTAAATCGCCGAGTCGCCGTGGGGATGGTAAACACCCATGGTCTGGCCGACAACCTTGGCGCACTTGGTGTACTTCTTATTGTGCTCCAGGCCCATCTCGCTCATCGCATACAGCACGCGGCGATGCACAGGCTTGAGGCCGTCGCGAATGTCAGGCAATGCGCGCCCGATGATGACCGACATCGAGTAGTCGAGATAACTGCGGCGCATCTCGTCTTCGATGTTGATGGAAACCACATTGGAACCGCTGTTCGGCGGGCCGCCAGCTTCAAGAGGGAGTTGCGGATTCTGATCGTCTGCCATAGTTGTGGATGCGAGCGAAGGGGCGGGATGGAAGCGATTTAGGACTAGCCTGAGCTTCGCGAGCTACTATCGTTATTTTAGTTGTTTGGACCCTGAAATAGCAAGGCTTGAACCGGCGAATAAGTCTTTATTTTACTTATACTTACTACTTCTATCCGATTGCCCTACCGAAGCGTATCGAAGATTCCCAGCGAGCGATGAATTTTGAGCGGATTTTGGGGACGTAATCGAGCCTCCGGACAGCTTCCGTACAACTGCTCAGGCACCGTAACCATCTGAAAATGGGGTAGACAAGGAGACTCACGATGGCCACAACAGCTACGGCTAAGAAGGACAACGCAAAGAAATCGTCCGCGCGAAAATACTCCCCAGCCGCCTCAAAGAGCGTGGAAACCGAAATGAAAGCAATGAAGGAAGGAAAGCTCAAAAGCGGACGCAGCGGCAAGAAGGTAACCGACCCGAAACAGGCCATTGCCATCGGGCTCTCCAAGGCTCGGAAAGAAGGCGCAAAAGTTCCGCCGGAAAAATCCTAACCGCCTACAGCAACCCCGGCAAAGTGAGAACGCAGAAAACCGCCTGGAGCACAACAATTGCACCGCACGCCGCGATCGCGACCCTGCCTCGGACCGTCTCATACGAATCGGCGAAGACCCCGGCGATGAAGGTAAGCAAGAATGGCAACGCCCAAAGCAGCGGATTCCCCGGCACGCCCGCCGTAATAACAAAAATCAAAAGCAGCGTCACCAGAAACGGCGTCGTATTTCCGAAATAAAGCGTCTTGCGCAAGGCAAAGTAAAGCAGCAGTGCGGCGCCGGTCGCCACAGTAATCCCGGCATTTGAGATGTTCCAGAAGAAATGCCACGCCGGGCCGAAGGAAAATCCGATCTGCGCCGCGTCCGAGCGAAAGAGATAGCTGAAAGCGTCCGGCGAAAAACCGTAACACGCAAACAGCAAGATGAATGCCGCAATGGTCGACTCAAGCAGCACGGGCATCACCTGGCTCCGGCGTCCTTCCGCGATCCATAACATGAAGAACAGTCCCAATAACACCAGCACCGGCAGCGCCGCGATATGCGAAGCCGCAACCACCGCGAAGCAGACCGTGAGCAACACAATCCTGGGACGCCATTTTCGCCGTGGGCCTTGCATCGCATGCGCCACGCCGATGCACGTGTAGAGGCCGCCAAAGAAGCCCAGCGCCGTAAGAATCTCAGGATTAGGAGCAACCGACGCCCGCAGAACCTCCGGCGAGAAAACATACAGCGCCAACGCCGTATACCCGCCCAGATTGCCAAAGAGCCGCCGCGTCACCCACCACAGCGCCCCGCCCAATCCCACCCCGGAAGCGATAAACGGCAGCCGCAGGAGCAGCAGGACATGCGTCATCTGGTGGCGCAGTTCCCAGGTCGAAGTGGGCGCGTCGAGTGTCTGGACAACCTTGTCTTCCGGCTTGCGAAAGTTGTCCGCCAGCCGCTCATACGCCAGATTGAGCGTCAGCGGCAGCCCTGCCACGCGATACGCCAGTACGCCGTCGTGAATATTCCCGCAGGACGTAAAATATCCAGCCAGAGGCGAAGGCCGTTCCCACATTTCGCGGCCGCAGCGTGCGTACTGGTAGTCGCGCTCGGTAAGGTCCTGGTGAGCGGTGAGCCAGAACGCCTGCGCCAGAAACAGTAGCAACAACCCCGCCGCGATGCGCTGGGGCAGATTGAATCGGAAACGGCGAAGAGTCGCGAAACGAAGGGTCATCCTGACGATACGGGTCCTGACCCAGTTTACCGGAGCCAGGTCAGAACCCGTCTTGCACTGAGAACGACTTCAATTGCGTGTATTCGTAATCGCCGCCGCGCTGGAATCGCCCTGCCCGAGCTTGCGATGAAAGAGATCGAGCGCCAGCGTCATGCACTGCCGCGCCAGTTCCGGATCGTACCGCGCGCCTTCGTCCCGCAAGAATGCGTGCGCTCCGTTTACCTCATGCCAGGTAAATACCGCTCCTACCTCATTGAGCCGATTCAACACGGCCATCCTGCCTTCCAGCGGGATATGCGGGTCCTGCCGTCCCCAGATCATCAGCAACTCGCCTTTGATATCTGAAGCCCGCTGCAGAGAATCGTCGTTCATGCCCTTGCCCAGGCTGTGCTTGTGGATATCCGTCGCATAGAAGCAGACCGTCGCCCGCACATCCGGATTCAGTGCTGTCCGATACGCCAGATGCCCGCCGATGCAAATCCCCATTGCTCCAAGCTGCCCGGTGCAATCCGGACGTGAAGCAAGATGGTCCAGCGCCGCACGCGCATCGGCATCGTAGCTGGCCAGTTCCTTGGTCGTCTTGAGCGTATTCCCGCGGTCGGTACCGGGCTTGTCATACGCGAGCACGGTGCCCGGCGCTTCGAACTCGTGATAAATCTCCGGCATTGCGACGATATACCCGTGTCCGGCCAGCATCGCCGCAATGCGCGCTACCGGCCCTGTGATCTGAAAAATCTCTGAATAAAAGACAACTCCCGGGTACTTTCCCGGCGCTGCAGGATGAACAATGTGGGTCCGCATCGGCCCCCAAGCAGTAGTCAACTCAACCTGTTCTTCAACGACGATCATGCCGCTCCACCTCCGGTTCTATGCCGCGCAATTACTTTATCAGTTGTGCGATTGACGGAATTGTCCACAGCCCCACACAAGACACCGCTCTGCGGCCAACACTTGATAGACTTCCATCAGCATGGCGCCGAAACCTAAAGACGATCCCGAACGCCTCGTAAGCGCCGCGCGCGCCGGCGAAGAAGACAGCTTTGAACTGAAGCTCCGCCCGCGCCGACTGGGCGAGTTCATCGGCCAGGCCAAAGCCAAGGAACAGCTCGCCATCGCCCTCGAAGCCGCCAAATCCCGCGGCGAGGCGCTCGACCACGTGCTCCTCTTCGGACCACCCGGCCTGGGCAAGACCACGCTTGCGACCATCATCGCCAACGAAATGGACGTAGGCTTCCAGCAAACCTCCGGCCCGACCTTACAAATCCAGGGAGATCTGACCGCAATCCTGACCAATCTGCGCGAAAAGCAGGTGCTTTTTCTCGACGAAATCCACCGTTTGCAGGCCGTGCTCGAAGAAAAACTCTACACCGCCCTCGAAGACTACAAGCTGGACATCATTATCGGCCAGGGCCCGGCCGCGCGCACCCATGTGATGGAAATCCGTCCCTTCACCTTCGTCGCCGCGACGACGCGGCCCGGCCTGCTATCCTCACCGCTGCGCTCGCGCTTCGGCATTCTCCTGCGTCTGGAGTTTTACACAGAAGAGGAACTGCGGATCATCGTCGAGCGTTCCGCCGAAGTCATGCAGGTGCCGATAGACACCGACGGGGCGGCGGAGATTGCGCTCCGTTCCCGCGGCACACCCCGCATCGCCAACCGTCTCCTGCGCCGCGTGCGCGACTATGCCCAGGTGCGCGGGACCGGCGAAATCGACCGCGCAACCGCCCACGCCGCGCTCACCATGCTCGAAGTAGACGCGCACGGCTTCGACGAAATCGACCGCCGCCTGCTGATGACGATCATTCAGAAATACGACGGCGGCCCGGTCGGCCTGGGTACGTTGGCCGCGATCCTCTCCGAAGATGAAGACGCACTTGAAGAAGTCTACGAGCCATTCCTGATTCAGATCGGCTTTCTCGATCGCACTCCGCGCGGTCGCATTGCAACCCGTCTCGCCTACGAACACTTCGGCCTTGCTATGCCCCAAAAGCAAGCACCATTGTTCTAAGCAACGCACTTACAAACTTCAACTTATAAATCCATCTACGGAGGAGCCGCCATGGCACGAACAGAATCAACCATGTTATCGCTTGGCACCCTGGCCCCGGATTTCGCACTTACCGACGTCGTAAGCGAACAAACCATCCGGCGCGATGATTTTCGCGGAAAGAAAGCCCTGTTGGTCATGTTCATCTGCACTCATTGCCCGTTCGTCAAACACGTTGAACGCGAGCTGGCCAAAATCGGGCAGGATTACGCCGATAAGTCCATCGGAATTGTCGCCATCGGCAGCAACGACGCCTTGACTTATCCCGACGACGCACCGGCTGGGCTCAAGCAGCAGGCCATCACGATGGATTTTCGATTTCCCTATCTCTACGATGAAACGCAGGAAGTCGCGAAGGCCTTTGACGCAGCCTGCACCCCGGACATCTTCCTCTTCAACGCGGACTTCCGCCTCGTCTATCGCGGCCAACTTGACGGCAGCCGCCCCGGCAACGGGATTCCAGTCACCGGCGAAGATCTGCGCGCAGCAATTGACGCGGTGCTAACCGGCAAACCAGTGTCGGAAGATCAGCTCGCCAGCGTCGGTTGTAACATCAAGTGGAAAGCGTAGGGCGGAGCCAGTTTGTAACTGGCTCCCTTTCAACTTACAGTGGAAGCGTTTTGAGATATTCCCGGAACTTCGGTCCGAGATCCGCTCGATTCAACGCGAATTCGACAGTCGCCTGTAACATCCCGAACTTATCCCCGGCATCAAAGCGCTTGCCCTCAAAGGTGTAGCCATACACCTTCTCTGTCTTGAGCAGCCCAAGGATTCCGTCCGTAAGCTGCAGCTCGCCGCCGGCTCCAAAGCGAGTCTGCTCCAGCAGCCCAAAGACGGCTGGAGTCAGCACATATCGGCCAATAATCGCTTGCTTCGACGGGGCATCCGCAAACTTCGGCTTTTCGACCATCCCGGTGCAGTTGTAGATCCGTTCGTTAGCCGGGTCCTGTGAACCCGCAAGCACTCCATAAGCGCTGATCCCCGGCCCTTCGATGGTCATCGTCGCCAGCACCGATCCCTGACGCTCGTTGTAAACAT
This portion of the Acidicapsa acidisoli genome encodes:
- the fabF gene encoding beta-ketoacyl-ACP synthase II, which produces MRRRVVITGLGLICGVGNTTQEVWGQLLAGASGVGPITAFDTTGFSTTFAAEVKNFDPLQFIDKKESRKMARFIHLAIAATQEAMEQSGLVITPENEERVGVFIGSGIGGFEIIEREYSNLIAGGPRKISPFFIPATIINMAAGQVSIRYGAKGPISATATACATSANSIGDSFKMIQHGEADAMIAGGSEAAVTQLSIGGFAAMRALSTRNDEPQLASRPFDKDRDGFVLGEGAGILILEELEFAKARGAKILGEIIGYGMSSDAYHMTGIAPEGAGAQRSMRAALRDAGIAIEDVDYVNAHATSTPAGDGNESRAIELVFGEKATNKVLKVSSTKSMTGHLLGAAGGLEAGITALALIDQKIPPTINLDTPGEDCILDYVANKAVDAKIDVALSNSFGFGGINASLIMRRWTED
- a CDS encoding DinB family protein, whose protein sequence is MSRFAALTAFAILSTALAAHGQTAAPADHPAVPKQTFTPAADVLRSYNGLKANILKAADKMPTESYSFRPTPEVRTFARVVNHISEAQLRSCGTLNETAPEALYKVPPETADKAAIVAALQASFAECDKAYAALTETNMLQMLTLGPVTRARIGFAWGNVSHDNEQYATLALYMRLKGLVPPSSEK
- the rmuC gene encoding DNA recombination protein RmuC, with amino-acid sequence MQSLIAAIVAAFAGILVGYWLRSTSAAAEKKQLQDRNAELTKEVGSVRLELVSAQADVAARAGFQSLAAEREKSIGLIAAEKEELQKALAVRAKIEQEQGSTISRLEAELRGERSSFQEKLKLLTEARTELTHQFEALAGKILDEKSTKFTEQNKANLDQLLNPLRVQINDFRGKVEDAQKESLAGRVELRGKLESLEKLNQQLSAEAHNLTTALRGSSKTQGDWGEFILRDLLEKAGLREGEQYRFQESFGAVVDEDGARGKASRTDVIINLPGGRHLVVDSKVSLNAYTDYANAVTEDARKIALKQHLVSVRAHLDGLAKRSYHKLSGLDSPDFVVMFIPVEPAFLLAMQEAGDLWREAYERNVLLVGPTTLLFVIRIVDNLWQQEQQARSVADIVERGTKLYEKFVNFVADLTKVGDSLRSADQSYQNAMNKLSTGSGNLVRQTEMLKKAGIRTSKQLPSKLLDAAGLDAEEQAALSLAASGEEDKSLPLNRS
- a CDS encoding YIP1 family protein translates to MSNVQIPAVAAGQEAPQLSQVQRVIYTFTSPSKTFTDIKRSTSWWLPFVLTIVFGYGLFGAIQARVGWEQVAENSIKQSPKQAEEMDKLPPDQRASRMKITVIATQISFAALPIFALIGTAVIAGVLLATVNFGFGGKATFWQAFSVTWFAGLPGLFKVILGTIALFAGLDPESFNVKNFAGTNIGYYLPPDTNKALMALATSIDITMIWTLVLAAIGISIVAGIKRSSGYIAVFAWWIVTVIFSVGIAVAFS
- a CDS encoding DUF5715 family protein, producing MSSEPVLLRARLNIPPPLRGSHESLVHQNEMAEADGLERILDDADLEDRIAHGSLVPVPVSAALHVNTDLPENRRYCRPWTAKFLTDLARAHSARFAGSVIEVTSAVRTVEYQRRLRMINGNAAAADGDIASPHLTGGTIDIAKQGLSSKEIGWMRCWLIPLEQQGKIDVEEEFRQSCFHISVYKSYTESNEAPAPGSTSPAKAAPLASASILAGHGR
- the acpP gene encoding acyl carrier protein yields the protein MAVEEKVKQIIVEQLQVDEAEVTPNASFQEDLGADSLDVVELVMQFEEAFDLEIPDEDAEKIKTVKDAIDYIEKNAKAGK